One genomic segment of Actinomycetes bacterium includes these proteins:
- the sucC gene encoding ADP-forming succinate--CoA ligase subunit beta, with protein sequence MDLFEYQAKNLFERHGVPVLPGEVATTPEEARHVARRLGGTVVVKAQVKTGGRGKAGGVKLAQGQDDAFDKAQAILGMDIKGHLVHRVLVTSASDIDAEYYVSFLLDRANRTYLAMASVEGGMEIEQLAVERPHALARIPVDAIQGVDAAKAAEISDTAGFPADVRDQVIAVLQKLWEVFTVEDATLVEVNPLVKTPDGQVVALDGKVTLDDNAGYRHPGYADLVDRDAADPLERRAKEKDLNYVKLSGAVGIIGNGAGLVMSTLDVVAYAGEELGVKPANFLDIGGGASAEVMANGLEIILSDPEVKAVFVNVFGGITACDAVADGIVQAFALLAGKGDVVDKPLVVRLDGNNADKGRRILLDTGLAGVELVDTMDDAARRVAELAASSA encoded by the coding sequence GTGGACCTGTTTGAGTACCAGGCCAAGAACCTGTTCGAGCGGCACGGCGTGCCCGTCCTCCCCGGCGAGGTCGCGACCACGCCCGAGGAGGCGCGGCACGTCGCCCGCCGGCTCGGTGGCACCGTGGTGGTCAAGGCCCAGGTGAAGACCGGCGGCCGCGGCAAGGCCGGCGGCGTGAAGCTGGCCCAGGGTCAAGACGACGCCTTCGACAAGGCCCAGGCGATCCTCGGCATGGACATCAAGGGACACCTGGTGCACCGCGTCCTGGTGACCTCGGCGAGCGACATCGACGCCGAGTACTACGTGTCGTTCCTCCTCGACCGGGCCAACCGCACCTACCTGGCGATGGCCTCCGTCGAGGGCGGCATGGAGATCGAGCAGCTGGCGGTGGAGCGGCCGCACGCGCTGGCCCGGATCCCGGTCGACGCGATCCAGGGAGTGGACGCCGCGAAGGCCGCCGAGATCTCCGACACCGCGGGCTTCCCCGCGGACGTGCGGGACCAGGTCATCGCAGTCCTGCAGAAGCTGTGGGAGGTGTTCACGGTCGAGGACGCGACCCTCGTCGAGGTCAACCCGCTGGTGAAGACCCCCGACGGGCAGGTCGTGGCCCTCGACGGCAAGGTCACCCTCGACGACAACGCCGGCTACCGGCACCCGGGCTACGCCGACCTGGTGGACCGTGACGCGGCCGACCCGCTCGAGCGCAGGGCCAAGGAGAAGGACCTCAACTACGTCAAGCTCTCCGGTGCGGTCGGCATCATCGGCAACGGCGCCGGCCTGGTCATGAGCACGCTGGACGTCGTCGCCTACGCCGGCGAGGAGCTCGGCGTGAAGCCGGCCAACTTCCTCGACATCGGCGGCGGTGCCTCGGCGGAGGTCATGGCGAACGGGCTGGAGATCATCCTGTCCGACCCGGAGGTCAAGGCGGTCTTCGTCAACGTGTTCGGCGGCATCACCGCCTGCGACGCCGTCGCGGACGGCATCGTGCAGGCCTTCGCGCTGCTGGCCGGCAAGGGCGACGTGGTCGACAAGCCGCTCGTGGTCCGCCTGGACGGCAACAACGCGGACAAGGGACGCCGGATCCTCCTCGACACCGGCCTGGCCGGCGTCGAGCTGGTGGACACCATGGACGACGCGGCGCGACGGGTGGCCGAGCTGGCCGCCTCGTCCGCCTAG